One window from the genome of Apium graveolens cultivar Ventura unplaced genomic scaffold, ASM990537v1 ctg6096, whole genome shotgun sequence encodes:
- the LOC141703032 gene encoding uncharacterized protein LOC141703032, which produces MATGTRITFADIQNPLFLYPSDGPLSVSVSKLQGSADYRSWKRSMEIQLAAKRKLGFVTGAVLRTTDEVNVVQWDTCNNLVISWLHNNVSDSIRKSILFVESASEIWTQLEKRFSLTNGSRKYKLNCDLFATKQNKLTVANYFTALSEIWEEIEALKVLPSITVITPEITKLLDSIHTMKEEAKLFQFLNGLNDCYASQRSQLLMMQPLPTVESACSAIQQEESQRQLLKYESISQDFDVSAMYSKNTRVYECTICHGKGHTADRMSNNVVMQNTEPDPNQNEVTITESQLQQLLQLLPNASKSVSKSDTDDELDLSFSGMAFCGVISQVSDKWIMDSDASDHIVSTISHLTNVRCAPANCVIKLPTGESASISHIGELQLKNKLWLRNVLFVPRFKHNLLSIHKLSQDNNCHIRFTPLTCDIIDNTTAELITTGHLDQGLYYLQDLSSDVQDSIKFSQDRGLLAVIMLVCSLLFSYGITVLGMPLIQL; this is translated from the exons ATGGCGACTGGAACGCGAATCACGTTTGCGGATATTCAGAATCCGTTATTTTTATATCCTTCTGATGGACCTTTATCAGTGAGTGTCTCGAAACTTCAAGGCTCAGCTGATTATAGGTCATGGAAGCGATCTATGGAGATTCAATTGGCTGCTAAACGAAAGCTAGGGTTTGTGACTGGTGCGGTGTTGCGAACAACCGATGAGGTGAATGTTGTTCAATGGGACACGTGTAACAATCTGGTAATCTCCTGGTTACACAATAATGTGTCTGATTCTATTCGTAAATCTATTCTGTTTGTTGAATCTGCATCTGAAATTTGGACTCAATTAGAAAAGCGATTTTCATTGACTAATGGATCACGAAAATATAAATTGAATTGTGATCTATTTGCTACGAAGCAAAACAAATTGACTGTAGCTAATTATTTCACTGCTTTAAGCGAAATTTGGGAAGAAATTGAGGCTTTAAAAGTCTTACCTTCTATCACTGTCATTACACCTGAGATTACTAAGTTGTTAGACTCGATTCATACaatgaaggaagaagctaagctatTTCAGTTTCTCAATGGCCTGAATGACTGTTATGCCTCTCAACGTAGTCAATTGCTTATGATGCAACCGTTGCCAACAGTTGAGAGTGCTTGTTCTGCAATTCAGCAGGAAGAATCACAACGTCAGTTGCTTAAATATGAGTCAATTTCTCAGGATTTTGATGTATCTGCTATGTACAGCAAGAACACTCGTGTTTATGAGTGCACGATTTGTCATGGTAAAGGTCATACTGCTGATAG GATGAGTAATAATGTTGTGATGCAGAATACAGAACCTGATCCTAATCAAAATGAAGTGACTATTACTGAATCACAGTTGCAGCAACTTCTTCAACTTCTTCCTAATGCATCTAAGTCTGTTTCTAAATCTGACACGGATGATGAGTTGGATTTAAGCTTTTCTGGCATGGCTTTCTGTGGAGTAATAAGTCAAGTCTCAGATAAGTGGATAATGGATTCTGACGCCTCTGATCATATAGTTTCCACTATCTCGCATCTTACTAATGTTCGTTGTGCACCTGCAAACTGTGTTATCAAACTTCCTACTGGTGAATCTGCTTCTATCAGTCATATTGGAGAATTGCAACTGAAAAACAAGTTGTGGCTTCGTAATGTCTTGTTTGTACCTAGATTCAAGCATAATTTATTGTCCATTCACAAATTGTCTCAAGACAACAATTGTCACATTCGATTTACACCTCTGACCTGTGATATCATTGATAATACTACTGCTGAGCTCATTACAACTGGACATCTTGATCAAGGTTTGTATTATCTTCAAGATTTGTCCTCTGATGTACAAGATTCTATCAAGTTCTCTCAGGACAGGGGTCTACTAGCTGTTATAATGCTAGTATGCAGTCTTCTTTTCAGCTATGGCATAACCGTCTTGGGCATGCCTCTCATTCAACTATGA